GTTGGGAACACGCACCAAGGTGAAGGTCGTGAAGAACAAGGTGGCGCCCCCGTTCAAACGTGCGGAATTCGACATCATGTTCGGCGAGGGTATCTCGAAGATCGGCGAGATCGTCGACCTGGGCGTCGACTACGGCGTGGTCAAGAAAGCCGGCTCGTGGTTCTCGTACGGCGACCGCAAGATCGGCCAGGGACGCGACGCCGTGAAGGAGCTGCTGAAAAACGACGACGGGCTCCGCAACGAAATCGAGGCCAAGGTACGCGAGGCCATGAAGGCACCTAAACAATAAGGTATGGATTATACTGCCGAGGATGAAGTTATAATCAAGGAAAAGTGGGACGACCTGCTCCTCTCGTGCACCAAGATATGTAAGAACGACGAGGACTGGAATTTCATAAAAAGGGCATTTTTCCTGGCCAAGGAGGCACATCAGGGGGTAAGGCGCCGCTCCGGCGAGCCATACCTTCTGCATCCTATTGCAGTAGCCAAGATCGTCATCGAGGAGATCGGACTGGGCGTGAAATCGGTCGTGGCGGCATTGCTGCACGACGTCGTGGAGGACACGGAATACACCGTGGAAGACATGGAACGCATCTTCGGGCCGAAAATCGCCTCGATGGTCGACGGGCTGACCAAGATGTCGGGCGTGTTCAACGCCGAAACCTCGGAACAGGCCGAATATTTCCGCAAGGTGTTGCTGACCCTCTCGGACGACGTGCGGGTCATCCTCATCAAGATCGCCGACCGCCTGCACAACATGCGCACGCTGGGAGCGATGCCGATGAACAAACAGATCAAGATCACGGGCGAAACGATCTACCTCTTCGCACCGCTGGCATACCGGCTGGGGCTTTATTCGATCAAAAGCGAACTGGAAGACCTCTGCATGAAGTACCGGTTCCCGCAGCAATACGCCGAGATCACACAGAAGCTCAATGAAACCGAGGCGTCGCGCCAGGAGTTCATCAGCAAGTTCAACGCCCCGATCATCGCGGGGCTCAACCGCGACAACATCAACTACGAAATCTCGGGGCGGGTGAAGAGCGTCTACTCGATATGGAGCAAGATGCAGCGCAAACAGATCCCCTTCGAGGAGATATACGACCTGTTTGCCATCCGCATCGTGTTCAAGCCGCTGCCGTTCCCCTCGGAAAAGACCCAATGCTGGCAGGTATACTCCACCATCACGGACATCTACACCCCGAAACCCGACCGGCTGCGCGACTGGATCTCGATGCCCAAGGCCAACGGCTACGAGGCGCTGCATTCGACCGTGATGGGGCCCGACGGCGTATGGGTCGAGGTGCAGATCCGCACCCAGCGCATGGAGGACATCGCCGAAAGGGGATTCGCCGCGCACTGGAAATACAAGCATGCGACCATCTCGCAGGACGAGGACGAATTCGACAAGTGGCTCAAACAGATCCGCTCGGCGCTGAACAGCCCCACGGAGAACGCAGTAGACTTCCTGGACAACTTCAAGTTATCGCTGTATACCTCGGAAATAGTGGTGTTTACACCCAAGGGAGAGGCCCGGAAAATGCCGTTCGGCGCCACGGCGCTCGATTTCGCATACGACATCCACTCGAAGATCGGAAACAGCGCCATCAGCGCCAAGATCAACCACAAGCTCGAACCGATCACCACGCAGATCAACAGTGGCGACCAGATCGAGATCATCACGGCCGACAATGCGCGTCCTAAGCCCGAATGGCTGGAGATCGTGACTACGGCCAAAGCCAAGCAGTCGATCAAGAGCTTCCTCAAACGCGAGCGGCAGAACAACATCGAGCGGGGTATGCACATGCTCGACGAAAAGATGAAGTCGCTCAATATCAAGCTCAGCGGCCGCGTCCTGCGCAAAATAGTACCCATTTACGAGAGTAACAACAAGGAGGAACTGTACAGCAAGATCGGGGCGGGGATCGTCAACCTCGACAACCTCGAAAAAGTCCTGAAGGTCAACTCCAAAAGCAAAATCCTCAAATTCTGGACGCTGTTCATCAACAAAAAGGAGGAGGAAGACGGCGACGACACGGCCGCCCCGGGCGAAACCGCCCCGGAAAAGGAACCGGCGGCAGAACCCCAGTTCAAAATCGCCGAATGCTGCAAGCCGATCCCCGGAGACAAGGTCGTGGGGTACCGCGACCCGGCGACGGGCAACATCATCGTACACAAAGCCAACTGCGACGAGCTGGACAGGCTCGCAGCGCAATTCGGCAAGAACATCGTCAAGGACGAAATCAAATGGTCGCAGCACAAGGCCATGTCGTACCTGGTCACCATCGAGCTGCGGGGCATCGACCGCATGGGCATCCTGCTCGACCTGGCGAAGGTCGTGAGCGGCGATTTCAGCATCAACATCCGCGAGGTCAGCATCCACAGCCACGACGGCATCTTCGAGGGCAGCATAAGCCTCTATGTGAAGGATGCGGAGGGCCTGCACGACGTGATGGACAAACTGCGCAAGATAAAAGGTATTGAAAGTGTCAAACGAACCCTGAGCTGATATGGAAAACTTCTCGACCGTCCTAAGCGGGCGCGGCAACGCGCCAAAAGACCGTCTGGCAGCCGCGGAGCATCCCCACGCTGCGTATGACGACGCGCAGGAGGATGTTTCAGCCGAAATAGCCGAGGATTTCGACCTGCGCAGGGCCGTCATCTATTCGGAGATACTCAAGCCGAAATTCGACGAATAACGGCCGGAAAGAGGAGTTGCCCATGACACCCGAGGAGACAAAATGGCGGGCGAGCGTTTACGCCCCCGAAAAATTGAGGCGGAAGCTGAAGCTGCAATACTGGCTGCTCGGCGCCTGGAGCCTCCTGGCAGGAGCATGGGTCGTACTGTTATGTACGGGAACGGACACATTCGGCTGGACGACCGCCGTGGCACTGCTCGCCGGTTATGCCAACATACTGCTCGGCATCGTCAACCTCAGGCGGCTCCTGGCCGGGAAAAAGCTGTTTTAGCATGAAGGAACCTCCCCAAAAAACGACAGAAAGAACGCAAAAAACGGAAATCTAAAAAAACGAAGTTATGTCATCCATCTTTACACGCATCATTGCCGGCGAGATCCCTTCGTATAAGGTCGCCGAAGACGAAAACTATTACGCATTCCTCGACATCAATCCGCTGACCAAAGGGCACACGCTGGTGGTACCCAAAATGGAAGTGGACTACATTTTCGACCTCGACGACAAGACATTGGCCGGCATGATGCTCTTCGCCAAAAGGGTCGCGGCCAAAATAAAGCAGGAAATAGCCTGCAAGAGGGTCGCAATGGTCGTTTTAGGGCTCGAAGTACCGCATGCACACATCCATCTGATCCCCATACAGAGCGAAAACGACGTGGATTTCCACCGCGAAAAGCTCAAATTGACGCCGGAAGAGTTCCGGGAAATTGCAGCAAAACTCTTCGGATAAGGAGCTGTTTACAAAAATATAATTACTTATATTATAAGCGGATAGTGGGTTATTAACACTATCCGCATTCTTTTTATTTAACATAATATTTGCGGAGAGCAGGAGTTTGTCGAAAAAGCACTTGCTGTTACCGGGAATACCGGGGAAAATCGAATTTTTTATTGAAAAAGGGTAGTGTATTTACAAATATAAATATCAAAAGGGAGGGTATTTTCCAATTGTAATTACAAATGTAAATCAACTTCGACTGTAATTCCTGTTGATTTATATTTTTGTAAAAACAGTAGGGGAGTGCAGACAAAGCCTGTCCGCAATGCAAAGTACATGAGTTAAATTGTTAAACAACTAAATACATATTCATTAAACACCAATGAATTATACGATTTATATTCAGATTAAGTTAAATACCGTCAGAGTAGATACAGAACAGTTATGCAAAGTAGCCTCACAGGGAAAAATATGATATATAACACACTAATAACCAATAATATAAATATATTTACATAAACTAAAAATACAGAATAATATATCCGGGCGAATTTAACGATATTATTTCTTTTACAGATGTAAACATTATCAACAATTATTAACATTTTACAAATGTAGATTTCACTTGCTTTACAAAAGAAAAAACTTTATATTTGTAAAAAATTACGCTGATGAGGGAAAAATTGCTCGATTTGATGAAAAACGAAGGATTGAAGCCGAGCCAGCTTGCAGAGCAGCTCGAGATCAATCCCGCCGGAATATCCCACATTCTCGCCGGACGCAACAAACCGGGCTTCGATTTGCTGCAAAAGATTCTCAGGAGGTTTCCCCGGATCAACCCGGATTGGCTGTTGCTCGATTCCGACAAAATGTATCGGGATGAATATCCGGCAGCCTCGTCTGCCCGCCCGGACTCCCGGACAACGGCAGTGCAAACGGTGCCCCTCGGTTCCGGCAACGACCTTTTCGCGCCAGCACAGCCGGGCGGACTTCCGGCGGATGAAAAACGAATGCAGGACAAAGCGGCCGACGGACATGACGGATCTGCGGCGCAGTTCCCGCAGGCGTTGTTCGGCAAAGCGAATGTCAAACGGGTCATCGTGCTCTATGATGACCAGACCTTCGAAAGCTATACGCCATCAGCAAAGCGTTAAAATAATCCATGCGGGCAGATGCCCGGAATATTCGATTCTCAGAAAGATAAAATCGGGAAGATAAAATTCGGACAGACCCGGTTTCCGCTTCGAAGCGGGCGTGTTGGTGCTTACCAGGATTATCCGCGGTATTTACTTATTAAATAGGTGAGAAAGTAATTCCTCTCGAGACAATCGGGCTACCACCCAATAATTTAACATAATATTAATATTAATTCATATATTTGCGGTGAGATGGTTATTTACGTCTGTAATCATGTCACCTCAGAATTATGGGTTCTTTGACGTATTTAAGCCTCTTTTATCAATTATTTTTCACTTCAAATCTCGTTTCGTATGGAAAAATTAAAAGCCCTTCTAACGTCTAAAAAGTTTTGGACGTTGGTTGCCGCTATTGTTGCAGCTCTAACGGCGTTTTTTACCGCGTCGTGCACTGGGTATCTGAAACTCCAGCGCGAAGGTGTTCATCATGACACCGTAAGGTATGAACAAGTCATTAAACACAAAAACTATTCAGCATGGCTATCGAACCAGATCGGTCTTTCATCATGGCATCGCCCTACGATGTCGTCTGTTTGCTCTTCCGGGACTGTATTTCTTTCTCGGAGTTCCGGGGTATCTATCAGTTCGTATTTGATTTCCCCGCTCCGGATTCACTCCGTTCTACCCTCGATTCTCTCAAGTTCTATCAATTCAGTTTCTTTTATCATGTTGAATCGGAATTGCTTGGAACAAATAACACCCTTATCTACATCGAACTTACCAAAGAGGGAATCTTCAGGCGTTTGTTTGGCTCTTATGATGATCGGCGTGCCGCTTTCACGAGTTTCCCCGTCTTCTCACGACAAGCGTCGTCGCGGCGGTCGAAAAGGTAGGCCTCGTCCTAAGATCAGAAATATTCCTATTGGTGGTTCTCATCTTTAACTTTTTATCCTATGTGTCAAAAACCTTTACGTGTTATAAACCCTCATTACAAGAAAATTGCTAAGGCTCAACATTTTAACCTACGAGTTTTTAGCGGTGAAGAGGATTATTTTCTTCGTGTTCCTTGTGGTCATTGTCCTGATTGTTTGAAAAAGCGTCGCCAAGAGTGGTTTGTTCGTGCTTATAACATTATGAAACGCAGAGGTTTTGACTTGTCGAACACTTATTTTTGCACTTTTACTTTAAAGCCAGAACTTTATGAGGAGTACTGTAAGGAGCCCTACAAGGCTATTCGCCGATTTATAGATCGGCTTCGTAAAGATAAGTCTTTGCGATACAAAGACCCCGTTACTAAGCGTTATCGTCATCGTAAAATACGTTTTCCGTTTTTGTTTGTTTCTGAGGTGGCAGACGGTAAGCGTGCTAAGCAGCGTGGTATACCCTCTTCTCATCGCCTTCATTTTCATGCTATCATGTTTGGTTGTCCGTTGCCTTGGTGGACTGTTCGTTATCATTGGTTGCAATATGGCCTTGCTTGGGTTGATCCTCTTCGATCTATGGCAGGCGTTCGTTATGTGATGAAATATATTACCAAGGACGATCCGGTTCATTATGGTTCTGTTTCTGAGGATTTGAAAAAGCTTAATGGTCGTTTGTATGTTTCGCATGGTTTCGGCCGTCTTTCAGATTCCGAACTCAAGGAACTTGCTTCCTATATGATGCAGAATATGAAGTCGTGGTTTTCTATTTTGATTAACAACCATTCCTATCGTATCCCTCGTTATTATCGTACCAAGTGTTTTAACAAGGCTCAGATAAAATGTCGGAACGATAGTTATATCCCTCTCCTTCTTCGTGATCTTGTGAACACGAAGTTTAAAAACAGAACTTTCAGACAAAAAGAATTAATTTATCAATCTTTGCTATGGGCATGATGTTTCTTTCGCGTCGGCGAAATTCTAAATCTCGGTTGAATCTGAGTTGTAAGAATCCGACGACTACTTCTTATGGTGCTCTTATGCCGACCAATATTACTCGTGTTGTTGCGGGTGATGGTTTTTCTTACCAGCCTTCAACCTATTTGCAGGCAATGCCTCTCTTGGCGCCCCTGATTGGTGGCGTTTCTATCAAGAAGGAATATTTTTTTATTCCGGATCGCCTTTACAACGTTGAGCTTGCCATGAATTTTTCGGGTGTTACCGATGCTCCGCATGAGGTTTATTATCCGTCTTTGTTGGTTGATGCTGATAATTATATCAACATCGATTCTGCGCACCCCGATCAGAAAGGTTTTGAATTTAAAGACCTTTCAGGTGGTGATTCTTCTTCGGTTAAGGACTTTGTTGCGCCCGGTTCTTTGGCTGATTATCTTGGTATCTGCCCGGGTTCTTGT
This Alistipes onderdonkii DNA region includes the following protein-coding sequences:
- a CDS encoding RelA/SpoT family protein, yielding MDYTAEDEVIIKEKWDDLLLSCTKICKNDEDWNFIKRAFFLAKEAHQGVRRRSGEPYLLHPIAVAKIVIEEIGLGVKSVVAALLHDVVEDTEYTVEDMERIFGPKIASMVDGLTKMSGVFNAETSEQAEYFRKVLLTLSDDVRVILIKIADRLHNMRTLGAMPMNKQIKITGETIYLFAPLAYRLGLYSIKSELEDLCMKYRFPQQYAEITQKLNETEASRQEFISKFNAPIIAGLNRDNINYEISGRVKSVYSIWSKMQRKQIPFEEIYDLFAIRIVFKPLPFPSEKTQCWQVYSTITDIYTPKPDRLRDWISMPKANGYEALHSTVMGPDGVWVEVQIRTQRMEDIAERGFAAHWKYKHATISQDEDEFDKWLKQIRSALNSPTENAVDFLDNFKLSLYTSEIVVFTPKGEARKMPFGATALDFAYDIHSKIGNSAISAKINHKLEPITTQINSGDQIEIITADNARPKPEWLEIVTTAKAKQSIKSFLKRERQNNIERGMHMLDEKMKSLNIKLSGRVLRKIVPIYESNNKEELYSKIGAGIVNLDNLEKVLKVNSKSKILKFWTLFINKKEEEDGDDTAAPGETAPEKEPAAEPQFKIAECCKPIPGDKVVGYRDPATGNIIVHKANCDELDRLAAQFGKNIVKDEIKWSQHKAMSYLVTIELRGIDRMGILLDLAKVVSGDFSINIREVSIHSHDGIFEGSISLYVKDAEGLHDVMDKLRKIKGIESVKRTLS
- a CDS encoding HIT family protein — protein: MSSIFTRIIAGEIPSYKVAEDENYYAFLDINPLTKGHTLVVPKMEVDYIFDLDDKTLAGMMLFAKRVAAKIKQEIACKRVAMVVLGLEVPHAHIHLIPIQSENDVDFHREKLKLTPEEFREIAAKLFG
- a CDS encoding helix-turn-helix domain-containing protein — its product is MREKLLDLMKNEGLKPSQLAEQLEINPAGISHILAGRNKPGFDLLQKILRRFPRINPDWLLLDSDKMYRDEYPAASSARPDSRTTAVQTVPLGSGNDLFAPAQPGGLPADEKRMQDKAADGHDGSAAQFPQALFGKANVKRVIVLYDDQTFESYTPSAKR